The window TTTCATTTTTTATTCCCTCGTCATCCGGAATGGCCGTTTTAACGATGCCGGTTATGTCGCCACTGGCCGATACTGTTGGTATTGGCCGTGAAGTAGTGGTCAATGCATATCAGTACGGTATGGGACTGTTTGCTTTTATCAACCCGACCGGCTTAATTTTAGCTTCGCTGGCCATTGTCAAAGTGGGATATGACAAATGGCTGAAATTTGTCATGCCCCTGGTTATTATATTGGTCATTACTACGATTTTGTTTTTAACACTATCTGTATATATATAATACAGCCTTGTTACTGTTATACAGAATTGCTTAATTTTGCAGAGCCTTAAATGAAGGTTCATTTTGCTATGAATAAAATTCACAATAAGACATTACAGGATCTGGAATTTTCAACTGTTTTAAGTCAAATTTCGGATAGATGTACTACTGATTTGGGAAAGGATGCCGCTTTATCGATTTCTCCTTATACTAAAAAGGAAAAAATGATGGAAGCGCTGTACCATACTAATGAGTACTTATCTTCTTTTGACAATAACAACCAGGTTCCGAATCATGGTTTTGAAGAAATAACAGCTGAAATAAAGCTATTACATATTGAAAATTCGGTTTTGGAAATAAAAGGTTTTCGAAAGATCGCTTCTATTTCCAATACCGTTAATACGCATATCGTCTTCTTTAAAAAGTTCCATGATTACTACCCTACCCTGTTTGAAACCTCTAAAGAAATTGAATTCACCAGGGAGATTGTACAGGAAACAGAAAGAATTATCGATCGTTTTGGCGAAATTAAAGATGAAGCTTCTTCCGATTTACAATATATAAGAAGGCAGTTAAATGAGGTAAAAGGTAAAATAAACCAGAGTTTTACTCGTGCTTTGAGTAGCTATATTGCCTCAGGTTATTTAGATGATATTAAGGAATCTGTTGTAGAAAACAGAAGAGTACTGGCCGTCAAAGCCATGTATCGCCGTAAGGTAAAAGGAAGTGTACTTGGCAGTAGTAAAACAGGCAGTATCGTTTACATCGAACCGGAAGAGACTTTTAGGTACAACAGGGAGCTGAACAACCTGGAATATGATGAAAAGGAAGAAATTAACCGGATTTTAAAAAATCTGACAGCCTTTTTACGTCCTTTTATTTCTCTGTTACAAAAATATCAGACTTACTTAACTCTTATTGACGTTATTGCAGCAAAAGCAAAATATGCCTCCGATATTAACGGTATTTTACCGGCTATTTCTTCAGATAAGGAAATGGAGCTTATCGATGCTTTTCACCCGTTATTGTTTTTAACAAATAAAAGAAAGGGAGAGAAGACATATCCGCAAACCATATCGCTCCATAAGGAAAACAGGATCATTGTCATTTCTGGCCCGAATGCAGGAGGAAAAAGTATCACACTTAAAACTGTTGGATTGCTTCAGGTGATGCTTCAAAGCGGAATGCTGGTCTCTGTTCACCCAAGGAGTAAAATGTGCGTCTTTAAAAGGATACTGACAGATATAGGCGATAATCAATCTATAGAAAACCACCTGAGCACCTATAGTTATCGTCTGAAGAATATGAATTACTTTTTAAAGAAATGCAATGACAACACCTTATTTTTAATAGATGAGTTTGGAACAGGGAGTGATCCTGAACTGGG of the Zhouia spongiae genome contains:
- a CDS encoding endonuclease MutS2, with the translated sequence MNKIHNKTLQDLEFSTVLSQISDRCTTDLGKDAALSISPYTKKEKMMEALYHTNEYLSSFDNNNQVPNHGFEEITAEIKLLHIENSVLEIKGFRKIASISNTVNTHIVFFKKFHDYYPTLFETSKEIEFTREIVQETERIIDRFGEIKDEASSDLQYIRRQLNEVKGKINQSFTRALSSYIASGYLDDIKESVVENRRVLAVKAMYRRKVKGSVLGSSKTGSIVYIEPEETFRYNRELNNLEYDEKEEINRILKNLTAFLRPFISLLQKYQTYLTLIDVIAAKAKYASDINGILPAISSDKEMELIDAFHPLLFLTNKRKGEKTYPQTISLHKENRIIVISGPNAGGKSITLKTVGLLQVMLQSGMLVSVHPRSKMCVFKRILTDIGDNQSIENHLSTYSYRLKNMNYFLKKCNDNTLFLIDEFGTGSDPELGGALAETFLEEFYNRDAYGIITTHYANLKMLADELPHTTNANMMFDNRTLEPIFKLVVGQPGSSFTFEVAQKNGIPYSLINRAKKKIEGGKVRFDRTIAKLQKEHRQMSKTSSQLKEEEVKAREEAKRLDELNARIKTKLESYQELYDHNQRMIYLGNKVNDIAEKYFYNNKKRPLVSEFLRIVETENSKRKRQTKKEKQEVKVKKEIAEKEVQKEVAVIRKKKKAAKEKKVQKEANKPRPVLRIGDRVRLLDGKAVGSIDTIEKDKAIVNYGMFTTSVSLDQLELVEAKK